The Pyrococcus kukulkanii genome contains a region encoding:
- a CDS encoding DUF7344 domain-containing protein, with protein sequence MIPPIFFTQPQSSKTILGNDRRMWVVECLRKNHGKAEIGEIVDYIANLEGNNTRRHRKSIYVSLVQTHLPKMEREGIVKVNRGTVELLDVPKEVDRYMKIKKTSVTWPLIYVTFSGIALIASLLRNSSEGVIISLLLLGVAIFHWIKASEQW encoded by the coding sequence ATGATACCTCCAATATTTTTCACTCAACCCCAATCTTCTAAGACTATTCTGGGAAATGATAGGAGGATGTGGGTTGTTGAATGTTTAAGAAAAAATCATGGAAAGGCCGAAATTGGGGAGATCGTTGATTACATAGCCAACTTGGAAGGAAATAACACAAGGAGGCACAGGAAGAGTATCTACGTAAGCCTGGTTCAGACCCACCTTCCTAAGATGGAAAGGGAAGGGATAGTTAAGGTTAATAGGGGCACCGTTGAGCTACTAGATGTACCCAAAGAAGTTGATAGGTATATGAAGATTAAAAAAACATCTGTCACCTGGCCTCTGATTTATGTAACCTTCTCAGGAATAGCCTTGATAGCTTCCTTACTTAGGAATAGTAGCGAGGGGGTTATAATATCCCTTCTCCTCCTTGGAGTGGCAATTTTCCACTGGATTAAAGCTTCTGAACAATGGTAA
- a CDS encoding nucleotidyltransferase domain-containing protein — protein MRYILERDTIRVEETAKKLGVSKGLVSKLLHMLEKEGIVKKEGRYFKVILNPKTRELKRFLNFLTLYPKLSQLREEWIEGLGIYGSFSRGENKEGSDVDIWIYTQEEDMIRVAKFQRKLRDTLKREVDLLVLTPKKIERLKKEDPIFYYSLIYGSIIIWGENLRQL, from the coding sequence TTGAGGTACATTCTCGAACGAGATACCATTAGGGTAGAGGAAACGGCAAAAAAGCTCGGAGTTAGTAAAGGGCTTGTATCAAAGCTTCTCCATATGTTAGAAAAGGAAGGTATTGTAAAAAAAGAGGGGAGGTATTTCAAAGTAATCCTGAACCCAAAAACAAGGGAACTCAAGAGATTTCTAAACTTCTTAACCTTATACCCAAAACTTTCGCAACTAAGAGAAGAGTGGATAGAGGGTTTAGGCATATACGGAAGTTTCTCAAGGGGAGAGAATAAAGAAGGTAGTGATGTAGATATCTGGATATACACCCAAGAAGAAGATATGATAAGGGTAGCAAAGTTCCAAAGGAAGCTCAGGGACACTTTAAAAAGGGAGGTTGATTTGCTTGTCCTTACGCCGAAAAAAATCGAAAGACTAAAAAAAGAAGATCCAATTTTTTACTATAGCTTGATCTATGGGTCGATAATAATATGGGGTGAAAACCTTAGACAACTTTAA
- the nikR gene encoding nickel-responsive transcriptional regulator NikR yields MNLVRFGVSIPEELLEKFDRIIEEKGYANRSEAIRDLIRDFIVRHEWEVGNEEVAGTITMVYNHDEADVVKELLDLQHEYLDEIVASLHVHMDEHNCLEVVVVKGEAKKIKKIADRLLSLKGVKHGKLVMTTTGKELV; encoded by the coding sequence ATGAACTTGGTTAGATTTGGAGTTTCCATACCTGAGGAGCTCCTAGAAAAGTTCGACAGGATAATCGAGGAGAAAGGCTATGCCAATAGGAGCGAGGCGATAAGGGATCTAATAAGGGACTTCATAGTTAGGCACGAGTGGGAAGTTGGAAATGAGGAAGTTGCGGGAACGATAACCATGGTCTACAACCACGACGAAGCTGACGTCGTAAAGGAGCTTCTTGATTTGCAACATGAGTACCTTGATGAGATAGTGGCAAGCCTGCACGTTCACATGGATGAGCACAACTGCTTGGAGGTAGTGGTCGTTAAAGGGGAGGCTAAGAAGATAAAGAAGATCGCTGACAGGCTTCTAAGCCTTAAGGGTGTCAAGCACGGTAAACTCGTGATGACTACCACGGGTAAGGAGCTCGTCTAG
- a CDS encoding CBS domain-containing protein encodes MVGIQVQEVMTDKYAKIDISAPLSEAIGIIEKEDPDLILVFDDNVYKGVLTQDLIIRSHLKWDPTKAKVRDVYKPAPVVKPNDDLSHAAKLMLETDLRSLPVGESKAEIMGVISDMALLERVVAEEFGKRKVEEFMTKDVITLSPDDTVAKALATMRDHGISRIPVVDEEGKLEGLVTLHDLIIRFIKPRFKAQAGELVGEKIPPFSMKLREAMIKGVITILPDATVREAVAAMKDNNIDGLIVVDENNKVVGVLTVKDLLLPISRMVEKEAKFYLQLGGDASALSEFTRERIINDIKRFVDGYSDLLGNEGIIYLYIRRFNEKFRGVHLYQARMRVVTDKGVFVAKGETWGAIQAVHDAIRAIERQLLQKAELERDIRYAKRFIEKLELWR; translated from the coding sequence ATGGTCGGAATACAGGTGCAGGAAGTTATGACGGACAAGTACGCGAAGATAGATATAAGCGCGCCTCTTTCTGAGGCAATTGGAATTATTGAGAAGGAAGACCCAGATCTAATTCTCGTGTTTGATGACAACGTGTACAAAGGCGTCCTAACCCAGGATTTAATTATAAGATCCCACCTCAAGTGGGATCCAACTAAGGCAAAGGTTAGGGACGTGTATAAGCCTGCCCCCGTTGTTAAGCCTAACGATGATCTAAGCCACGCAGCTAAGCTCATGCTTGAGACCGATTTAAGATCCCTTCCCGTTGGTGAAAGCAAGGCGGAGATAATGGGTGTAATAAGTGATATGGCCCTCCTCGAAAGGGTAGTCGCTGAAGAGTTCGGTAAGAGGAAGGTTGAGGAGTTCATGACGAAGGATGTTATAACCCTGAGCCCAGATGACACCGTTGCAAAGGCTTTAGCTACAATGAGAGATCACGGCATTTCAAGGATTCCAGTGGTTGATGAGGAAGGGAAGCTTGAGGGCCTCGTAACGCTCCACGACCTAATAATAAGGTTCATCAAGCCTAGGTTCAAGGCACAGGCAGGAGAACTCGTTGGAGAAAAGATACCGCCGTTCAGCATGAAGCTCAGGGAGGCAATGATAAAGGGAGTCATAACCATACTGCCAGATGCCACCGTTAGAGAGGCCGTGGCGGCGATGAAGGACAACAACATAGACGGTCTAATTGTAGTGGATGAGAACAACAAGGTCGTTGGAGTGCTCACGGTTAAGGACCTCCTGCTACCAATATCAAGGATGGTCGAGAAGGAGGCTAAATTCTACCTACAGCTCGGTGGTGACGCTTCAGCTCTCAGCGAGTTCACGAGGGAGAGGATAATCAACGACATAAAGAGGTTCGTTGACGGCTACTCTGACCTCTTAGGCAACGAGGGAATAATATACCTCTACATAAGGAGGTTCAACGAGAAGTTCAGGGGAGTCCACCTCTACCAGGCAAGGATGAGGGTGGTTACCGATAAGGGAGTGTTCGTGGCTAAGGGAGAAACCTGGGGTGCCATTCAAGCTGTACACGATGCCATAAGGGCAATTGAGAGGCAACTCCTCCAGAAGGCCGAACTTGAGAGGGACATCCGCTACGCCAAGAGGTTCATAGAGAAGCTTGAGCTTTGGCGCTGA
- the gyaR gene encoding glyoxylate reductase, whose amino-acid sequence MKPKVFITREIPENGIRLLEKEFEVEIWEEESEIPRDVLLERVKDVDALVTMLSEKIDREVFENAPRLRIVANYAVGYDNIDVEEATKRGIYVTNTPDVLTDATADLAFALLLATARHLVKGDKFVRTGEWKRKGVAWHPKWFLGYDVYGKTIGIVGFGRIGQAVARRAKGFGMRILYYSRTRKPEVEKELNAEFKPLEELLRESDFVVLAVPLTKETMYMINEERLKLMKPTAILVNVARGKVVDTRALIKALKEGWIAGAGLDVYEEEPYYNEELFSLENVVLTPHIGSATFGAREGMAELVARNLIAFKRGEVPPTLVNREVIKIRKPGFF is encoded by the coding sequence ATGAAGCCGAAGGTATTCATTACGAGGGAAATTCCAGAAAATGGAATAAGGTTGCTGGAGAAAGAATTTGAAGTTGAAATCTGGGAAGAGGAAAGCGAGATCCCCAGGGACGTACTCTTGGAGAGGGTTAAAGACGTTGACGCATTGGTTACAATGTTAAGCGAGAAAATTGACAGGGAAGTGTTCGAGAATGCCCCAAGGCTCAGAATAGTTGCAAATTACGCGGTTGGCTACGACAACATCGACGTTGAAGAGGCTACGAAGAGAGGGATTTATGTAACGAACACGCCAGATGTTCTTACCGACGCAACGGCCGACCTAGCGTTCGCTTTACTGTTGGCAACGGCGAGGCACCTGGTCAAAGGGGATAAGTTCGTTAGGACGGGGGAGTGGAAGAGAAAGGGTGTAGCTTGGCATCCAAAATGGTTCCTGGGTTACGACGTTTACGGAAAAACGATAGGGATAGTGGGCTTTGGGAGGATAGGGCAAGCCGTAGCCAGGAGGGCTAAAGGCTTTGGGATGAGAATCCTCTACTACTCAAGGACAAGGAAGCCCGAGGTGGAGAAAGAGCTGAATGCGGAGTTTAAACCCTTGGAAGAACTCTTGAGGGAGAGCGATTTCGTGGTCTTGGCAGTCCCCCTAACGAAGGAAACCATGTACATGATAAACGAGGAGAGGCTTAAGCTGATGAAGCCCACAGCAATCCTGGTGAACGTAGCTAGGGGCAAGGTAGTCGATACTAGGGCGTTGATAAAGGCCCTGAAGGAAGGATGGATAGCCGGGGCTGGACTTGACGTCTATGAGGAGGAGCCGTACTACAATGAGGAGCTCTTCAGCCTTGAGAACGTGGTTCTAACTCCACATATAGGAAGCGCAACCTTCGGGGCTAGGGAGGGGATGGCCGAGTTGGTTGCGAGGAATTTAATAGCATTCAAGAGAGGAGAAGTCCCTCCAACCTTGGTGAACAGGGAGGTCATCAAGATTAGGAAGCCTGGATTCTTCTGA
- a CDS encoding ribbon-helix-helix domain-containing protein: MGTLVKKKKSTRKTVHISVRVPENVVKAIEILVELGFFKDKSDFVNYALQETLKEYLSNVRIKMTSELVEKYFELLEKASPKLSEKEVLKILEEVRK; this comes from the coding sequence ATGGGGACCCTAGTTAAAAAGAAAAAATCGACAAGAAAAACTGTGCATATAAGTGTTAGAGTTCCGGAAAATGTCGTTAAGGCTATTGAGATATTAGTGGAGCTTGGCTTCTTTAAAGACAAGAGTGACTTTGTTAACTATGCCCTTCAGGAAACGCTGAAAGAGTATCTTTCAAATGTAAGGATTAAGATGACTTCTGAATTAGTCGAGAAGTACTTTGAGTTACTAGAGAAAGCAAGTCCAAAACTTTCTGAGAAAGAGGTTCTTAAAATTCTGGAGGAAGTCCGGAAATGA
- a CDS encoding dipeptidyl-peptidase 5 codes for MSSIEWNEKTFAKFAYLDDPRTRGNLVAYVLTKANLENNKYESTIVIEDLETGKRRYIENASMPRISPDGKRIAFMRVNEEKKKSEIWVADIETLTAKKVLEAKNVRSIEWNEDSRRLLVVGFKRRDDEDFVFDDDVPVWFDRLGFFDGEKTTFWVLDTEAEEVIEEFEKPRFSSGIWHGDSIVVSVPHREGIPQYFKFWDIYIWKDGEEEKVLEKVSFQAIDSDGKRILLYGKPEKKYMSEHDKLYIYEDGKITGIMDEIDREAGQAKIKDGKVYFTLYEEGSVNLYVWDGEVKEIAKGKHWIMGFDVDKVVVYLKETATRLRELYVWDGEERQLTDYNGLIFKKLKTFEPKHFRFKSLDLEIDGWYIKPEIKEGEKAPVIVFVHGGPKGMYGYYFKYEMQLMASKGYYIVFVNPRGSNGYSEDFALRVLNRTGLEDFQDIMNGIEEFFKLEPQADRERVGITGISYGGFMTNWALTQSELFKAGISENGISYWLTSYAFSDIGLWFDKEVIGENPLENENFRKLSPLFYAKNVKAPILLIHSLEDYRCPLDQSVMFYHVLKDLGKEAYIAIFKRGPHGHSITGSPKHRMKRYKLFMEFFERKLKKYEEGFDVEKIMKE; via the coding sequence ATGAGCAGTATCGAATGGAACGAGAAGACCTTCGCCAAGTTTGCATATTTGGATGACCCCAGGACTAGGGGTAACTTGGTGGCCTACGTACTAACTAAAGCAAACCTTGAGAACAACAAGTACGAGAGCACTATAGTGATTGAAGACCTAGAAACAGGAAAGAGGAGGTACATAGAGAACGCCTCAATGCCCAGGATTTCTCCAGATGGAAAGAGGATAGCATTCATGAGAGTCAACGAGGAGAAAAAGAAGAGCGAGATTTGGGTTGCCGACATAGAAACCCTTACCGCAAAGAAGGTTCTTGAGGCCAAGAACGTGAGGTCTATAGAGTGGAACGAAGACTCAAGGAGGCTTCTAGTTGTAGGATTCAAGAGGAGGGACGATGAAGACTTCGTGTTTGACGATGACGTTCCGGTGTGGTTCGACAGGCTAGGCTTCTTCGACGGGGAGAAGACTACATTCTGGGTCTTAGATACCGAGGCTGAGGAAGTAATAGAGGAGTTCGAGAAGCCAAGGTTCTCCTCGGGAATATGGCATGGAGATTCAATTGTTGTTAGTGTTCCGCACAGGGAGGGAATCCCACAGTACTTCAAGTTCTGGGACATCTACATCTGGAAAGATGGAGAGGAAGAAAAGGTGCTTGAGAAGGTCTCGTTCCAAGCTATAGACTCCGACGGCAAGAGGATTCTCCTATATGGAAAGCCGGAGAAGAAGTACATGAGCGAGCACGACAAGCTCTACATCTACGAGGACGGCAAAATTACTGGAATAATGGATGAAATCGACAGGGAGGCAGGACAGGCAAAGATTAAGGACGGAAAAGTCTACTTCACGCTCTACGAGGAGGGTAGCGTCAATCTTTACGTCTGGGATGGAGAGGTTAAGGAGATAGCCAAAGGAAAGCACTGGATAATGGGGTTTGACGTTGATAAGGTAGTCGTCTACCTAAAGGAAACTGCCACAAGGCTAAGGGAGCTCTACGTCTGGGACGGAGAAGAGAGGCAACTAACGGATTACAACGGGCTGATATTCAAGAAGCTTAAGACGTTCGAGCCGAAGCACTTCCGCTTTAAGTCACTCGACCTTGAGATAGATGGATGGTACATAAAGCCGGAGATCAAGGAGGGAGAGAAGGCTCCAGTAATAGTCTTCGTCCACGGTGGGCCAAAGGGGATGTACGGTTATTACTTCAAGTACGAGATGCAGCTAATGGCGAGTAAAGGTTATTACATAGTCTTCGTCAACCCGAGGGGGAGCAACGGTTACAGCGAGGACTTCGCGCTGAGGGTTTTAAACAGGACTGGTCTAGAGGACTTCCAGGATATAATGAACGGGATAGAAGAGTTCTTCAAGCTTGAACCTCAAGCCGATAGGGAGAGGGTTGGTATTACTGGAATAAGCTACGGAGGGTTTATGACTAACTGGGCCTTGACCCAATCCGAGCTGTTCAAGGCAGGAATAAGCGAGAACGGCATAAGCTACTGGCTGACCAGCTACGCTTTCTCCGACATAGGCCTATGGTTTGATAAAGAGGTTATAGGAGAGAATCCATTGGAGAACGAGAACTTTAGGAAGCTAAGCCCACTGTTCTACGCAAAGAACGTTAAAGCTCCGATATTGCTCATACATTCACTCGAGGACTACCGCTGTCCGCTCGATCAGTCAGTTATGTTCTACCACGTGCTCAAGGACTTAGGGAAGGAAGCTTACATAGCTATATTCAAGCGCGGTCCGCACGGCCACAGCATCACCGGAAGTCCAAAGCACAGGATGAAGAGGTACAAGCTATTCATGGAGTTCTTCGAGAGGAAGCTCAAGAAGTACGAGGAAGGCTTCGACGTGGAGAAGATAATGAAGGAGTAG
- a CDS encoding DMT family transporter, producing the protein MKEKAKASLVLLGISVIWGSTFPVMKVAVKDFPPITFIAIRFTVASLLMLFLLKKELRGDQIIPGLILGVTLFLGHGFQIVGLKYTTASNSAFITSLYVVFTPFVAYLILRKIIKVEDSVALILAILGLYLISNARLSLNYGDLLTIIAALSFAFQIVLVEYFSRYGIGIAFWQVFWNAVLSTAYALIAEGLPTPEGSVLLAILYTGIFATALAFFAQVKYQPKVEAYRAAILYSAEPVFGHLLSLVTLGEMLSVKGYLGALLIMSAIWIELYKEKLNRN; encoded by the coding sequence ATGAAGGAAAAAGCAAAGGCATCACTTGTGCTCCTTGGAATCTCTGTGATTTGGGGCTCAACGTTTCCCGTAATGAAGGTTGCAGTCAAGGATTTTCCCCCAATAACATTCATAGCCATTAGATTCACGGTAGCTTCCCTGCTAATGCTTTTCTTACTCAAAAAGGAGTTGAGGGGAGATCAAATAATCCCTGGGCTAATTCTGGGAGTTACCCTGTTCCTGGGGCATGGGTTTCAGATTGTCGGATTAAAGTACACCACAGCATCAAATTCGGCCTTTATAACATCCCTCTACGTGGTCTTTACTCCTTTCGTCGCTTATTTAATCCTAAGAAAGATCATAAAGGTTGAAGATTCAGTAGCGTTGATCCTTGCAATTTTGGGCCTTTACCTAATCTCCAACGCGAGGCTGTCCCTAAACTATGGGGATCTCCTTACAATAATAGCGGCATTAAGCTTCGCCTTCCAGATAGTTCTCGTGGAGTATTTCAGCAGATATGGGATAGGAATAGCCTTCTGGCAAGTCTTCTGGAATGCTGTGCTTTCAACGGCCTATGCCCTAATTGCGGAAGGCCTGCCAACGCCGGAGGGAAGCGTTCTCCTCGCTATCCTCTACACCGGAATATTCGCCACGGCATTAGCTTTCTTCGCCCAGGTCAAGTACCAGCCTAAGGTTGAAGCCTACAGAGCTGCGATACTCTACTCTGCTGAACCCGTATTCGGACATTTGCTCTCCCTGGTAACCCTGGGTGAGATGCTTTCGGTAAAAGGCTACCTAGGGGCACTCCTAATAATGTCGGCGATATGGATAGAGTTGTACAAAGAAAAGCTTAATAGGAACTGA
- a CDS encoding signal peptidase I translates to MEKAVKEVISTLLVIILTLAFYQGLKLALHTDTPLVVVVSGSMEPVFYRGDVVVLKGVKPDEIKVGDVVVYRSLVAKYPIIHRVREIKMEEINGRPELCFVTWGDHNVVPDLYFTPNGVLDCVPQEAIEAKALLVIPKVGIISIKLRELFGFGG, encoded by the coding sequence ATGGAAAAGGCGGTTAAAGAAGTAATTTCAACTCTCTTAGTAATTATCTTAACCCTGGCCTTCTATCAGGGGCTTAAGCTTGCCCTCCATACTGATACACCCTTAGTAGTCGTTGTCAGTGGCTCCATGGAGCCCGTTTTCTATAGGGGAGACGTCGTCGTGCTTAAGGGCGTTAAGCCCGATGAGATTAAGGTTGGAGACGTGGTGGTTTATAGAAGCCTCGTGGCAAAGTATCCGATAATACACAGGGTTAGGGAAATTAAAATGGAGGAGATAAATGGAAGGCCAGAACTGTGTTTCGTAACTTGGGGAGACCATAACGTTGTCCCCGACCTTTATTTTACCCCCAACGGGGTTCTCGATTGCGTTCCCCAGGAAGCGATAGAGGCGAAAGCCCTCTTAGTAATTCCAAAGGTTGGCATAATCTCAATAAAGCTAAGGGAACTCTTTGGATTCGGTGGATGA
- a CDS encoding ADP-specific glucokinase, whose amino-acid sequence MVEWESLYGNAIEKAIKSVPKVKGVLLGYNTNIDAIKYLDSRDLEERIERAGKEEVLRYSEKLPEKISSIQQLLGSILWSVRRGKAAELFVESCPVRFYMKRWGWDELRMGGQVGIMANLLGGVYGVPVIAHVPQISRLQASLFLDGPIYVPKVEDGKVKLVHPREFQGDEESCIHFIYEFPKGFKVFEFEAPRENRFIGAADDYNTNLFVRDEFKETFGEIVKNVQLAIISGLQALTKETYREPMEIIKAHLEVLNEKGIPVHLEFAFTPDEFVRKEILKILGEFYSVGLNEVELSSIMEVMGERKLAEKLLANDPVDPIAVTEAMLKLAKETGVKRIHFHTYGYYLALTEYKGEHVRDALLFAALAAAAKAMKGNITSLEEIREALSVPVNEKAKQIEEALIKEYGLENGIAEVEGYQLAFVPTKIVAKPKSTVGIGDTISSSAFVGEFSFTL is encoded by the coding sequence ATGGTGGAGTGGGAGAGCCTGTATGGGAATGCAATAGAGAAGGCAATAAAATCAGTTCCTAAAGTTAAGGGAGTTCTCTTGGGTTATAACACGAACATAGATGCGATAAAGTACCTTGACTCTAGGGATCTTGAGGAGAGAATAGAGAGGGCTGGGAAGGAGGAAGTGCTAAGGTACTCCGAGAAATTGCCTGAGAAAATAAGCTCGATACAGCAACTCCTCGGCTCAATCCTCTGGAGCGTTAGGAGAGGGAAAGCAGCGGAACTATTCGTTGAGAGCTGTCCGGTGAGATTCTACATGAAGAGGTGGGGCTGGGACGAGCTCAGGATGGGAGGTCAGGTAGGGATAATGGCCAACCTCCTTGGTGGTGTCTACGGGGTTCCAGTTATAGCTCATGTCCCCCAAATCTCAAGGCTACAGGCAAGCCTCTTCCTTGACGGGCCGATATACGTTCCAAAGGTTGAAGATGGGAAAGTAAAGCTTGTCCATCCCAGGGAATTCCAGGGAGACGAAGAGAGTTGCATACACTTCATCTACGAGTTCCCCAAGGGCTTTAAGGTGTTTGAGTTTGAGGCCCCAAGGGAGAACAGGTTCATAGGAGCTGCGGATGACTATAACACGAACCTCTTCGTAAGGGACGAGTTCAAGGAGACCTTTGGGGAGATAGTAAAGAACGTTCAGTTGGCAATAATCAGCGGACTGCAAGCCCTAACAAAGGAAACCTATAGAGAGCCTATGGAAATAATAAAGGCGCACCTTGAGGTTCTTAACGAGAAGGGTATTCCAGTTCACTTAGAGTTCGCTTTTACGCCCGATGAGTTCGTTAGGAAGGAAATTCTAAAGATTCTGGGTGAGTTCTATAGTGTTGGTTTGAATGAGGTTGAGCTTTCCTCGATAATGGAGGTTATGGGAGAGAGGAAGTTGGCCGAAAAGCTACTCGCTAATGATCCAGTCGACCCAATAGCTGTAACCGAGGCCATGCTTAAGCTTGCCAAGGAGACTGGAGTTAAGAGAATACACTTCCATACCTATGGTTACTACCTCGCATTAACTGAATACAAGGGGGAGCACGTTAGGGATGCACTGTTGTTTGCTGCATTAGCTGCCGCTGCAAAGGCAATGAAGGGTAACATAACGAGCTTGGAGGAGATAAGGGAAGCCCTTAGCGTCCCAGTGAACGAGAAGGCCAAGCAGATTGAAGAAGCCCTTATTAAAGAGTATGGGTTAGAGAATGGAATTGCGGAGGTTGAGGGTTACCAGCTGGCCTTTGTTCCCACTAAGATAGTCGCTAAGCCTAAGTCAACGGTTGGGATTGGGGATACAATCTCAAGCTCAGCCTTCGTTGGAGAGTTCTCCTTCACCCTCTAA
- a CDS encoding DUF4258 domain-containing protein: MRFINLLRSSSIAEIVFTDHVKQRLEKRNISDKLVESLLRRRQKDLRGVEQQGKNRFKLTYVHPEKEDTDLVIVVEVRERKSKMKLVIVTVFPQPSSRRIRVVDNE, from the coding sequence ATGAGGTTCATTAATCTGCTAAGGTCCAGTAGCATTGCTGAGATTGTATTTACGGATCATGTGAAGCAGCGTTTGGAAAAAAGGAATATCAGTGATAAGCTTGTTGAAAGTCTCTTGCGAAGACGTCAGAAGGATTTGAGGGGTGTTGAACAACAGGGGAAAAATAGATTCAAGTTAACGTACGTTCATCCTGAGAAGGAGGATACGGATTTGGTAATTGTCGTTGAGGTGAGGGAGAGGAAAAGTAAGATGAAATTGGTAATAGTAACGGTGTTTCCTCAACCCTCAAGTCGGAGGATTCGGGTGGTGGATAATGAGTGA
- a CDS encoding DUF2283 domain-containing protein, with protein MSENSAFKKFRPVDYDPLVDSLFVSIPNRRYEYSIMVGNDLILDFGKLPGREEISIVGFELLDASKKFGIDKHLLKNIKRLHAEITITEKLIKLVISLVIVQHRKEKERSKVLEAANLGLPPLVSSISV; from the coding sequence ATGAGTGAGAATAGTGCATTCAAGAAGTTTCGACCTGTGGATTATGATCCCCTTGTGGATTCGTTATTTGTGAGTATTCCGAATCGGAGGTATGAGTACTCAATTATGGTTGGAAATGACCTTATTTTAGACTTTGGGAAACTTCCAGGCAGGGAGGAGATCAGCATTGTCGGATTTGAATTGCTGGACGCTTCTAAGAAGTTTGGAATAGATAAGCATTTGCTTAAGAACATTAAACGGCTTCATGCTGAAATTACTATTACCGAGAAGTTAATCAAATTGGTAATTTCACTTGTCATTGTCCAGCATCGCAAAGAGAAAGAACGCTCAAAAGTCCTCGAAGCCGCCAATTTGGGCCTTCCACCCCTCGTATCCTCAATAAGTGTTTAA
- a CDS encoding t26-17p produces the protein MVVLVLRVKVHKHIKRQRKKGKIYNVEQRIIYIPSKAKVGEEVYILTPEELQEILSLIPEEKRPKWLVVG, from the coding sequence ATGGTGGTGTTAGTGTTGAGGGTGAAGGTTCACAAGCATATCAAGAGGCAGAGGAAGAAGGGCAAGATTTACAACGTCGAGCAGAGGATAATCTACATCCCCTCAAAAGCCAAGGTTGGAGAGGAAGTTTACATCCTAACTCCAGAAGAACTTCAGGAGATACTAAGCCTAATTCCAGAGGAGAAAAGGCCAAAGTGGCTGGTGGTGGGATGA
- a CDS encoding Hfq-like protein, with protein MTEKEFTLDNIVGIIKILSGEVIVGRIKCLDGNFLLVLTKDGKVFIINKKAIAYIEVQQGNPV; from the coding sequence GTGACAGAAAAAGAGTTCACTCTAGATAACATTGTTGGGATTATTAAAATTTTGTCCGGTGAAGTTATTGTTGGGAGGATCAAGTGCCTCGATGGGAATTTTCTCTTGGTTCTCACTAAAGATGGGAAAGTATTCATCATAAACAAGAAGGCAATTGCCTATATCGAGGTTCAACAAGGGAATCCGGTTTAG